The stretch of DNA TGCTGTTTCAACTGCTGCAGCACGTTCAGGGTCTGGTCGCTGCTGCCATCGTCGACCACCAGCACTTCGTAATGTTCGTTGGCCAGCGCCGTGCGGATTTCCGCCAGCAATGCCGGCAGGTTGTCGACCTCATTCTTGGCGGGGATCAGTACCGAGAGGTCAAGTGGATCAGTCATTGAGGCTTCCTGTGTTCTTGTAATGATGGCGTGGTTCAAACCCGGTAGAAGTCCCGGTACCAGCCGACGAATGCGGCAACGCCGTGCTCCAGCGGGGTGCTCGGCGAAAAATCGATCCAGCGCGTCAGTGAGTCGACATCCGCCCAGGTTTCCAGCACGTCACCTGCCTGCAAGGGCAGGTACTCGCGCCGGGCCTTGATGCCCAGCGTGTTCTCCAGGCACTCGACGAACTCCAGCAGCCGCACGGGCTGGCCGCGGCCGATGTTGAACAGCTGGCAGGGTGCTTGCCCGGCGCGGGGCTGCGGGGGCTTCAGGCGCAGGCGCAGGACGCTTTCGACGATGTCGTCGACATAGGTGAAGTCACGTGCCATCTGGCCATGGTTGTAGATCTCGATCGGCTGGCCCGCGAGCATCGCCCGGGTGAACTTGAACAGCGCCATGTCGGGGCGGCCCCACGGGCCGTAGACGGTGAAGAAGCGCAGGCCGGTGACTGGCAACTGGTACAGGTGCGCGTAGCTGTGCGCCATCAGCTCGTTGGCGCGCTTGCTTGCGGCATACAGCGAAATCGGCTGCTCGACCGGGTCGTCGATGCTGAATGGCTGCTTGCTGTTGGCGCCGTACACCGAGCTGCTGGAGGCATAGACCAGGTGACGCGGCGGGTGCTGGCGGCAGGCTTCGAGCAGGTTGAGAAAACCGGTCAGGTTGGAGTGCCCGTAGACACTGGGGTTGTCCAGCGAGTAGCGCACACCGGCCTGCGCCGCCAGGTGGATCACTTCGCTGAACGGCTGCCCGGCGAACAGCTGCTGCAGGTCGGCCGCATTGGCGATGTCGACCGTCTGGAAGCGGAAGTTAGGGTAGGCGAGCAACTGTTGCAGGCGTGCCAGTTTGAGTTCGACGCTGTAGTAGGCATTGAGGTTGTCGATGCCGACCACCTCGACGCCTGCTTCGCACAAACGGCGCGCCAGGTGAAAACCGATGAATCCGGCTGCGCCGGTGATCAGTACGGGCATGGCTGTTTCACCTGGCCACGGCCGATGCCGTAGTACGTGAGGCCGGCGGCGGCCATGTGCTCGGGCTCGAACAGGTTGCGACCGTCGAACACCACGCGGTCAGCCAGCTGCTGCGGGACCTTGTCCAGGTTCAGCACCCGGTAGTCTTGCCACTCGGTGACGATCACCAGGGCATCGGCGCCTTCCAGCGCATCGTCCTTGCAGGGCACCAGCGTCAGGTCGGGGCGCTGGCCGTAGTGCCGCTGAATTTCCTCCATGGCCTGCGGGTCGTGGGCCTGGACGCTGGCGCCGGCGGCCCACAGCGCTTCGAGCAACACCAGGCTGGAGGCTTCGCGAATGTCATCGGTGTTGGGTTTGAACGATAGTCCCCACAAGGCGAAGACCTTGCCGTGCAGCCCGCCTGGGTAGTGGCGCTGGATCTTGCTGAACAGGCGGCTCTTCTGCCGCTGGTTGACCGCCTCTACTGCACTTAGCAGCTGCGGGTCGAAGCCTTCGGCCTCGGCACTTTTGCGCAGCGCCTGCAGATCCTTGGGGAAGCACGAACCACCGAAACCGCAGCCGGGGTAGATGAAATCATAGCCGATGCGCGGGTCCGAGCCGATGCCACGACGGACCATTTCAATGTCGGCACCCAGGAGCTCGGCCAGGTTGGCCATTTCGTTGATGAAGGAAATCTTGGTCGCCAGCATGCAGTTGGCGGCGTACTTGGTCAGCTCGGCGCTGCGTGCATCCATGACCATGAGCTTTTCGCGGTTGCGGCTGAATGGCTGGTACAGCTCGCGCAGCAGCTCGACCTCGGCGGGTGCGGCACCGCCAATGACGATGCGGTCCGGGCGCATGCAATCATCCACCGCAGAGCCTTCCTTGAGAAATTCGGGGTTGCTGATGACCTGGTAGCGTTCGCCATCGGCCACGGCCTGGCCGATGCGCGTCTTGATGCGGTCTACCGTGCCGACCGGCGAGGTGGATTTGTTG from Pseudomonas putida encodes:
- a CDS encoding NAD-dependent epimerase, coding for MPVLITGAAGFIGFHLARRLCEAGVEVVGIDNLNAYYSVELKLARLQQLLAYPNFRFQTVDIANAADLQQLFAGQPFSEVIHLAAQAGVRYSLDNPSVYGHSNLTGFLNLLEACRQHPPRHLVYASSSSVYGANSKQPFSIDDPVEQPISLYAASKRANELMAHSYAHLYQLPVTGLRFFTVYGPWGRPDMALFKFTRAMLAGQPIEIYNHGQMARDFTYVDDIVESVLRLRLKPPQPRAGQAPCQLFNIGRGQPVRLLEFVECLENTLGIKARREYLPLQAGDVLETWADVDSLTRWIDFSPSTPLEHGVAAFVGWYRDFYRV
- a CDS encoding UDP-glucose dehydrogenase family protein — protein: MKVTVFGTGYVGLTQAVCLAQVGHSVLCMDINAERVATLSKGHCPIFEPGLAPLLEKSLACGRLRFTTDAREAVQHAKLQFIAVGTPPQADGSADMRHVFAVVDSILQHADGPKVIVNKSTSPVGTVDRIKTRIGQAVADGERYQVISNPEFLKEGSAVDDCMRPDRIVIGGAAPAEVELLRELYQPFSRNREKLMVMDARSAELTKYAANCMLATKISFINEMANLAELLGADIEMVRRGIGSDPRIGYDFIYPGCGFGGSCFPKDLQALRKSAEAEGFDPQLLSAVEAVNQRQKSRLFSKIQRHYPGGLHGKVFALWGLSFKPNTDDIREASSLVLLEALWAAGASVQAHDPQAMEEIQRHYGQRPDLTLVPCKDDALEGADALVIVTEWQDYRVLNLDKVPQQLADRVVFDGRNLFEPEHMAAAGLTYYGIGRGQVKQPCPY